GGGAACGACCAACATGCTCAAGATTGTGCGGGTCTGAACAGTCGCGGTAATTTCAACTGCCGACATGTCGCCAGGCCGGACCGTGCCCTAGCCCCTCGGAAAATCCTTGCGCATCGCGATTTCGGCGGCGGCGCCGGGCGACAGGACGTTGCCGTTGAACGCCGGCTGGCGTTCAGTGACGATGTCGTAGAGTGAGATCTGCCTGATCGGCTTGGCCAGCAATTCGCGGATGCAGTCCGCCAGGGTGCCGTTATAGACCATATACGGCGTCTTGCTGGTGACCCGCTGGTTGTTCAGCGACGGCCACTTCTTCAGGTCGGCAGGTGCGTCGTAGGCAATCGGGATGTTTTCCGCGAACGTGCCCGGTTCCGGTATCTCAAACATCCCTTGAGGCTACCGAAGGTTGGTAAACAGATCCCAAACCGGAGGGGCTTGGCCTTACTTCCGGTGCCGGCTGCCCAGGGCCGCTGCGATCGATTCGGGGTTTTTGATGCGCTCGATCAGGAGGTCGATGCGGTCGCCGCCCCAGAACAGTTCGTCGTTGAAGACCATGGTCGGCACGCCGAAGACGCCGAGTGCTTCCGCCTCGTCGATGATGCGGTCATGCTCCGCGCGGGCAGGGCCGTGAACATAGGCTTCGAAGTCTTTCGCCGAACCGCCGACCGCGGCGATCACGCCCGCAATGTCCGACAGTTCGTCGATTTCAAGGTCGTGGTTCCAGAACCGCCGGAACACCGTGTCATGATAGGGCCGGAACAGGCCGTGACGTTGCGCGAACAGCATGCCGGCGCTGGAATGGAAGGCGTCGTAGATGCGCCGCGGGCCCTTCATGGTGAGGCCCTGCGCGTTGGCGTAGCGCCGCGCGTCCATATAGGCGTAGCGCACCTTGCGCCAGAAATGCGGCGTGCGCTCTTCCACCGTTCCCATGAATTCGGCGACGCGCAGCGTGTAGGGCAGCCATTCCAGCTCGACGCCGAACTGTTCCTCGAGTTCGAACAGCCGCTTGTTGGCGACGAAGGCGTAGGGGCTCTTGTAATCGGTGTAGACGCGTACGCGCGGCTTTTTCATCGCTGGTCCTTGTTCGGGCCCATTGTTTCGGGCCCATTGTCCCCAGCCGAATAGAGCACGGAACCATGCATTGGGTCACGTGCCCGAACCGGCAACGCCGGTCGCACGATGGAAATCCTGACGACTGAATTTAGGGTGATTCAAATTTGGGGTGATTCAAACGAGTGGGCCCCGGTGCCTAAAGCATCGCGGGGCCCTGCATCTTCGTTTTAGCGAAGGATAGCTGGTACACACCAGTTGGATCTAAGGATCCGGAAAACGCGTGGCCTTTGCGCTCCAGTCCCGCGTGTATGTTTGGATTTTTAGACGGTGCAACGAGGTTAGCAGCTGCTGTTCACCTCATCCGCGCCGGAACCTTGCAGTAAGCAAGGTCACAAACTGACCCGGTGGCATCGTGCTCCTCTCCAAGAGTTGCCCGACGGACCTGCGTCCGTTCCGCTGCGTGCCGTCACGACCATATGATCGGGCGTCAATTCCTGCGAAGCTTGGAGCCCGCGCGCTCCGTAACTTCGAAGGGTGCAGCCTTAAAATGCTGCGGCAGATATCGGCTGCTGTCAAGCTATCCCATGGGGGATGAGCACCGGTTCCATTCAATCACGTCGCTCGGGTTTTCGGTGATCTCACGCCCTGGTCTGGCGATAGCGGCTGAAATCCGGATCATGCGTCATCGACCAGTAATCGACGAAGCGCCACGGCATCGCCGAGAACACCCGGCCCTGGCGGTTGCGGTAGTAGGTGGTCATGCCGGGATGAGTCCAGATCAACTGCTCATGTTCGGCATCGACCTCTCGGATGTATTGATCGTGCGCGTCGGGATCGACATCGATCGCGGCGACGCCTTGCTCGATCATCTCGATCAGGCACGCCGAGATGTAGCGGCTCTGGCACTCGGACTGGAAGATCACGCTGCCGCCATGCGCCGGGCCGGAATTCGGCCCGAGCATGACGAAGAAATTCGGAAAGTCCGGCACGGTGAGTCCGAGATAGGCGGTGGGATTGTCGTTGGCCCAGGCGACTCTGAGATTCTTGCCGCCGCGTCCGCTGATGTTGAGGCGCGCCGCCATCTCCGTGACCTTGAATCCGGTGGAGATGACGATGATGTCGGCAGGTCGCGATTTGCCGTCTGTCGTGACGACGCCGTCGGACGCAAAGCGATCGATTCCTTCGGTCACCAGTTCGACATTCGGCCGGGTCAGCGTCCTGAACCAACCATTGTCGAGCAGGATGCGCTTGCCGTAGGGCGGATAGGTCGGCACGCATTTCTCGATCAGGTCGGGGCGGTCCTTCAGTTCGGAATGGATGAAGTTCGTCAATTCCTCGCGATGGCGGTCGTTGCCCTTGTTGACGGCGCGATCGGGATGCGGCCAGTCCGGATCCTTGCGCAGGAACGGCAGCAGGCCGTCGCCATAGCGCCAGAACATGTTGAAGCGATACCACTGCACGTAAAACGGCAGATGCGCGAGCAGCCATTGCGCGCCGTCGGTGATGGGGTCGTTCAGTCCTTCGACCGGCCGGGCCCATTGCGCGGTACGCTGATAGACGGTGACCGACGCGACGCGGTGGGCAATATCCGGCACCAGTTGCATCGCGGTGGCGCCGGTGCCGATCACGGCGACGTGCTTGCCGTCGAATTGGATGTCGTCGGACCACAACGCCGAGTGCAGCGTCTCACCCTCAAAGGTTTCTTCGCCGTTGAAATGCGCAGGCGAGGGGTCGTTGAGCTGGCCGATGGCGCTGACCAGCGTGGTCGATTCAAAGATCTCCTCGCCCTCAGCCGTTTTCAACGTCGATATCCAGCGGCGTTTACCCTCGTCCCAACGCGACGACGTCAGTTCGGTATTGAGGCGCAGATGCTTTCGGATGTCGTATTCGAGCGCGACGTTCTTGAGGTAGTCGAGCAACTCCTGGCGCTTGGCGAAATAGCGCGTCCACGGATTTCGCGCGCCGAACGAGAACGAATAGGAGTGGTTCGGCGTATCGACGCCGCAGCCGGGATAGCGGTTGACATACCAGGTGCCGCCGAGCTCGGCGTTCTTCTCGACGATGGTGTAGGGGATGCCGAGCCGGCCGAGCGCCACACCGAGCGCAATGGCGCAGACACCGGCGCCGACGATCAATACGTGCTGCTGCGCCAGCTTTTCGTTTCCCGGCGGTTTGGTCCAGCGCGCCTCGCGCGGAACAAACCCCATCTCCTCGCGCATCAGCGGTGCATATTCGGGCGCGACGTTCTCGCCGCCGAGCGTCGCGCGCATCATCCGCAGCATCAAGTCGTTGCCGGGGTCCGAAATGAACGGCTGGGGCGCGCCGTTCTCGAACAGCTTCAGCACCGCGGCGCGGATTTCGGCCTGGATTTCCGGCGGCACGCCGGCGTGCGGATCCGGGATCAGGCGCACGTCGCGCTTCGGTCGGTACGGCGGCTCCAGCCAGCGCTCGTCGCCGGTCATGTGCACCAGCACCATCAGCAGCACGCGGATATCGCCTTCGGCGATGGCGGAAGCGAGATCGAGTTTCCTGCGCGGCAGTTCGACGTTCATGCTGATGCTCCCGGCGCTTTCGGCAGGCCGCCATAGGCGGCCCAGGTCGTGCCCGCGATGTAGCCGGCATCGACCGGCAGGTTTACCCCAGTTACGCCGCTGCTCATCGGCGACAACAGCCACACGATCGCCTGCGCGACCTCCGATGGTTCGACCAGCCGGTTCATCGCCGTCGGGCTTTCGAGCAGTTGCTTGTCCAGCGCACCGGAGGCGATGCCGGCTTCGAGCGCGACCGTGCGGGTGAAGCCGGGCGAGACTGCATTGACGCGAACGCCGGCGCGGCCCCATTCGGCGGCGAGCGTCTGCGTGATCTGGATGACACCGGCCTTCGCCGCGGTATAGGCGTGGATCGGGCCGGAGCTCATGCCGGCCACGGAGGCGACGTTGACGATGGCGCCATGGCGGCGTTCGGCCATTTTGACGCCGACGCTGCGGGCGACCAGAAAGGTGCCGCGCAGGTCGATGTTGACCTCGCGGTCCCATTGATCCATCCGCACCTGCGTGATCGGGTGCATCTTGCCGAACACGCCGGCGGCGTTGACGAGGCCGGTGATCGGGCCGTGCGCGGCCTCGATATCGGCGACACCGTTCACGACGGCGCTTTCGCTGGCGACATCGAATGGCGCGGGCCACAGGATCGTCTTCGTTCCCGCCAGCGACTCCGGCTTGATATCCGTGATCACCACGCGGCGGCCCTGCTCGGCCAGCAGCGTCGCGGTCGCGGCACCAATGCCGCGGCTGCCGCCGGTGACGAGAACGATACCTTCAGCGGTCATGGCGGTTACCTCTAGCGGATGGATTGAAGAGCCCGCGCGTGATCAGCTTCCGATAGGCCGAGATGACGTGGTTGGGGACGGCGGTGACTTTGCCGCCGGAATAGGAATAACGCTGGCTCAGATAGCCGCGCGCGCCCATCAGAATGTAGACGATGGCCTCGAATTCCTCGTCGCTGAAATCCTCGATGGCGCCGGCGTCGCGCGCCCGCTGCAGAATTCGGATGTAGGCGGTGACGATATTATCGAGGTGCTTCTGGTAGCCGGTCGGCGCGAAGAACTCGGCTTCGTTGAGGATGCGCAGGAATTCCGGCACCTCGCCGATGAAATCGAAGAACGCGCCGAACCGCTCGATCTCCTGCCGCGCCGCCTCCGCCGTGCCGGTGCGCTCGTGGATGAAGCGTACCATGTCGATGCCGATGGTCGGCAGCAACTGATCAAGCAGCTCCTGGCGGTTTTCGAAGTGATTGTAGAATGTGCCCTGGGCGACGCCGGCTTCCTCGGTGATGCGGGCGACCGAGGCTTCGGCATAACCGTGCTTGCCGACGACCTTGGTGGCGGCGTCGAATATCTTGCGCTTGGTCCAGGCGTTGCGCTCGACGCGGTTGAGCTTTGTCACCTTGCCCGATGCGGCTTGCGAAGTTGGCGTCATGCGCGAGCCTCGGCATAGGAGATGTCCGCGTCGCGGTATTTCAGCGCAGCGTGACCCGGCGTCCGGCGGGCGTGAAAGGCGATGAAGCTGGTTAAGTTGATCATTATCCGCGCCAAGGGCCCATTTCGGCCTCGTTCCTCCATAACTGAACTATGAGTCGTAATTCATATTTGTCTTGACGTCACCCCCCTTGCTCTGAAATCTTGTGGACGCGGAGGCGCACGATCACCGGCGCCACGCTGTTGGTCGCCGGGCAGAACATGCATTTTTGCCTTGGCCTTGCGAGCCGCGCGACGGTTATCGACACGGGGCGGATCGTCTACACATCCGGGATCGAAGAGCTGAAGGCCGACGATAACATTCGTCAGCGCACCCCCGCGTTGTCGCTTTCAGCCCGCCCGGGAGAAGAAATGGTCAAGGAAACTAAGCTATCGCCGACGCATGAGGCGCCGTATCGCGGCCTGCGGGTGCTGGATTTCGGTCAGGGTATCGCCTCGCCCTATTGCGCGATGCTGCTCGGGGTCTATGGCGCCGACGTCATCAAGGTCGAGCCGCCGGAGGGCGACTGGTCGCGTTTCCTTGGTACGACCTACGGCAATCACACCACGCTTTCAGCGGTCTATAACCGCGGCAAGCGCAGCCTCTGCCTCGACATGAAGCATCAGGAAGGCATCGCCATCGCAAAACGGCTGGCGAAAGACTGCGACGTCCTGATCGAGGGTTTTCGGCCCGGCGTCGCCGCGCGGCTGGGGATCGGCTACGAGGAACTGGCGCGCGACAATCCCGGCCTGATCTATCTCTCGGTCAGCGCGTTCGGGCAGAGCGGCCCTTACTCCAAACGTCCGGGTTCGGATTCGGTGGCGCAGGCATTTTCCGGCCTGGTGTCGGTCAATGTCGGCAACGATGGCACGCCACACCGCGTCGGCACCACGATCTCCGACGTCGTCACCGGCGTCTATGCCTTCCAGGCCGTCGCCACCACGCTGTTCGCGCGCGCCACTGTCGGCACCGGGCGTTGGATCGACGTCAATCTCTGCGCGTCGACCTCGGCCTTGCTCGGCCACAAGGTTGCCGAACATATTCTGGAAGGCGGCGCGCCGCGCGCGCTCAACGTGCCCGCGGGTTCCTATCAGACCAGCGACGGCTGGATGATGGTCACGCTGGTCAACGAGCCGCAATACAAGCGGCTGTGCGCGGCGATCGAACGCGACGATCTCGCCAGCGATCCGCGCTTCGCCGATTTCGCCTCTCGCGCGGATTCCGCCGATACATTGATTTCGCAACTCCGCGAAGTGTTCCTGACCCAGCCGACGGATGCGTGGCTATCGCGGTTGCATGCGGCCGATCTCATCGCGGAGCGAATCCTCAATCCCGGCGAATGGCTGCGCAATGCCCATGTCGAAGCGACCAGGGCTGCGGTGTGCCAGGATACGCCGGGTGTCGGCCCGGTCTACACGCCGCGGACGCCGGGTATCGCTGGTCTCTCGGAGGACAATCTGCGGCCGTCGCCGGATATCGGCCAGGACAGTTACGAGGTACTGCTGCAGGCAGGCTTCGCGCGCGGCGCCATCGACGATCTCGTCAAGGCCGGTGCGGTACGTCAGGCAAAAGGAGCTGCGGCATGAGTGCTGATCTCGTTCGTTATTCGGTTTCAGGCAATATCGCGGAAATCATGCTGGACCGGCCGCCGGTCAATGCGCTGAGCATGGAACTGATCGATGCGCTGCTGGCGGCGCTGGCCAAAGCGAGGGATGACGACGCGGTGCGCGCCGTCGTGATCGGAAGCCTGCACAAGGTATTTTGCGCCGGGCTCGATCTCGACATCGTCAGGGGAAAGCCTGGGATCGAGACCAAGAAATTCCTGGAGCGGCTGTATTTCGCGCTCAACGATACCCAGTATCGCATGGGCAAGCCGACTATTGCCGCCATCGACGGCGCGGTGCGGGCCGGCGGCATGACGATTGCGATTTCCTGCGACATG
The Bradyrhizobium sp. KBS0727 genome window above contains:
- a CDS encoding TetR/AcrR family transcriptional regulator is translated as MTPTSQAASGKVTKLNRVERNAWTKRKIFDAATKVVGKHGYAEASVARITEEAGVAQGTFYNHFENRQELLDQLLPTIGIDMVRFIHERTGTAEAARQEIERFGAFFDFIGEVPEFLRILNEAEFFAPTGYQKHLDNIVTAYIRILQRARDAGAIEDFSDEEFEAIVYILMGARGYLSQRYSYSGGKVTAVPNHVISAYRKLITRGLFNPSARGNRHDR
- a CDS encoding NAD(P)/FAD-dependent oxidoreductase yields the protein MNVELPRRKLDLASAIAEGDIRVLLMVLVHMTGDERWLEPPYRPKRDVRLIPDPHAGVPPEIQAEIRAAVLKLFENGAPQPFISDPGNDLMLRMMRATLGGENVAPEYAPLMREEMGFVPREARWTKPPGNEKLAQQHVLIVGAGVCAIALGVALGRLGIPYTIVEKNAELGGTWYVNRYPGCGVDTPNHSYSFSFGARNPWTRYFAKRQELLDYLKNVALEYDIRKHLRLNTELTSSRWDEGKRRWISTLKTAEGEEIFESTTLVSAIGQLNDPSPAHFNGEETFEGETLHSALWSDDIQFDGKHVAVIGTGATAMQLVPDIAHRVASVTVYQRTAQWARPVEGLNDPITDGAQWLLAHLPFYVQWYRFNMFWRYGDGLLPFLRKDPDWPHPDRAVNKGNDRHREELTNFIHSELKDRPDLIEKCVPTYPPYGKRILLDNGWFRTLTRPNVELVTEGIDRFASDGVVTTDGKSRPADIIVISTGFKVTEMAARLNISGRGGKNLRVAWANDNPTAYLGLTVPDFPNFFVMLGPNSGPAHGGSVIFQSECQSRYISACLIEMIEQGVAAIDVDPDAHDQYIREVDAEHEQLIWTHPGMTTYYRNRQGRVFSAMPWRFVDYWSMTHDPDFSRYRQTRA
- a CDS encoding CaiB/BaiF CoA-transferase family protein, whose translation is MVKETKLSPTHEAPYRGLRVLDFGQGIASPYCAMLLGVYGADVIKVEPPEGDWSRFLGTTYGNHTTLSAVYNRGKRSLCLDMKHQEGIAIAKRLAKDCDVLIEGFRPGVAARLGIGYEELARDNPGLIYLSVSAFGQSGPYSKRPGSDSVAQAFSGLVSVNVGNDGTPHRVGTTISDVVTGVYAFQAVATTLFARATVGTGRWIDVNLCASTSALLGHKVAEHILEGGAPRALNVPAGSYQTSDGWMMVTLVNEPQYKRLCAAIERDDLASDPRFADFASRADSADTLISQLREVFLTQPTDAWLSRLHAADLIAERILNPGEWLRNAHVEATRAAVCQDTPGVGPVYTPRTPGIAGLSEDNLRPSPDIGQDSYEVLLQAGFARGAIDDLVKAGAVRQAKGAAA
- a CDS encoding SDR family NAD(P)-dependent oxidoreductase; translation: MTAEGIVLVTGGSRGIGAATATLLAEQGRRVVITDIKPESLAGTKTILWPAPFDVASESAVVNGVADIEAAHGPITGLVNAAGVFGKMHPITQVRMDQWDREVNIDLRGTFLVARSVGVKMAERRHGAIVNVASVAGMSSGPIHAYTAAKAGVIQITQTLAAEWGRAGVRVNAVSPGFTRTVALEAGIASGALDKQLLESPTAMNRLVEPSEVAQAIVWLLSPMSSGVTGVNLPVDAGYIAGTTWAAYGGLPKAPGASA
- a CDS encoding 2-hydroxychromene-2-carboxylate isomerase yields the protein MKKPRVRVYTDYKSPYAFVANKRLFELEEQFGVELEWLPYTLRVAEFMGTVEERTPHFWRKVRYAYMDARRYANAQGLTMKGPRRIYDAFHSSAGMLFAQRHGLFRPYHDTVFRRFWNHDLEIDELSDIAGVIAAVGGSAKDFEAYVHGPARAEHDRIIDEAEALGVFGVPTMVFNDELFWGGDRIDLLIERIKNPESIAAALGSRHRK